In Exiguobacterium sibiricum 7-3, a genomic segment contains:
- a CDS encoding redoxin domain-containing protein codes for MKKTNQNPDERLAAAKQKKKKRSFWRLMIMTMVLFAGAVVIMQFVDQATRDKDGRVLAGDDAPGFALVDLYGEKQHTMDEYKGKGLLLNFWGTFCEPCKKEMPLINDNYDMMQKEGVNFAAVNVGETPVRVSSFIKEIGGTDYPVLMDTNSAVEKAYGIYNLPVTFIINKEGKVVEKYEGEIDQAKLEEMIKKANE; via the coding sequence ATGAAAAAAACGAATCAGAACCCGGATGAGCGGCTAGCAGCCGCGAAGCAAAAGAAGAAAAAACGTTCATTTTGGCGGTTAATGATCATGACGATGGTATTATTCGCCGGTGCGGTCGTTATCATGCAGTTTGTTGATCAGGCGACACGTGATAAGGACGGTCGTGTCCTTGCCGGAGATGACGCGCCAGGATTTGCACTTGTCGATTTGTATGGAGAAAAACAACATACGATGGACGAGTACAAAGGCAAAGGACTCTTACTCAATTTTTGGGGTACATTCTGTGAGCCATGTAAAAAAGAAATGCCGTTGATCAACGATAATTACGACATGATGCAAAAAGAAGGTGTTAATTTTGCAGCAGTCAACGTCGGTGAGACACCGGTCCGAGTATCAAGCTTCATCAAGGAAATCGGAGGAACCGACTATCCGGTCTTGATGGATACGAACAGTGCCGTCGAGAAAGCATACGGCATCTATAACCTGCCGGTGACCTTCATCATCAACAAAGAAGGTAAGGTTGTTGAAAAGTATGAAGGTGAAATTGACCAAGCGAAGTTAGAAGAAATGATCAAAAAAGCAAACGAGTAA
- the resB gene encoding cytochrome c biogenesis protein ResB yields MQQEYKQLDMRYEEAELRSKRKNQSWIDRTWTFFSSVKVGLWLIGLIIIASGVGTIFPQEMYIPQAVPPEEFYGKEYGTAGEIYYALGFHNLFESWWYIGLITLLLLSIIIVSIDRFFPLYRALKKQPVIQSDRFMGGQRFGAEAAGTVKQIDAIEPLLKKKGYKVRRQDGSLLAEKQRFGRWGPYINHIGLVLFFGGAMLRIVPGMHEDELLWIREGETLPVEATDNQYYLENNSFNIEFYDPAKEPEKFREALKRAGGSVPKNYDTQMTLYKKTGMMDDFKPKLEKVKTGETAVNQPFEFGNYQVFQEQYAADPEFKTMSFNIENQKTGKVIDTIKVDLRNPQETYKLKNGYDVELKDFLPDFVVKDGKPTTNSSRPVNPAFVFTIKSPEHPKGERSLIGIKLNVGGDENQYKMGFAGTELSNISGVRIKKDLTLPFLFAGGMIFMVGLLLGMYWPHRRLWLKETNGQINIAGFTNKNALGLQKEVNLALTEVGLPQLEDRQKLREEGESK; encoded by the coding sequence ATGCAGCAGGAATATAAGCAACTGGATATGCGTTATGAGGAAGCCGAGCTTCGTTCAAAACGAAAAAATCAATCGTGGATCGACCGGACCTGGACGTTCTTTTCATCCGTTAAAGTCGGCTTATGGTTGATCGGGTTAATCATCATCGCGAGCGGAGTCGGAACCATCTTCCCGCAGGAAATGTACATTCCGCAAGCGGTTCCGCCGGAAGAATTTTACGGTAAAGAATATGGCACGGCCGGTGAAATTTATTATGCCCTCGGCTTCCATAACTTGTTTGAATCCTGGTGGTACATTGGACTGATTACGTTACTACTGTTATCGATCATTATCGTATCGATCGACCGTTTCTTCCCGCTGTATCGTGCGTTGAAGAAACAACCGGTCATCCAGTCCGACCGTTTCATGGGCGGTCAGCGATTTGGCGCTGAAGCGGCTGGGACGGTTAAACAGATTGATGCCATCGAACCGTTGCTGAAGAAAAAAGGCTACAAGGTCCGCCGACAAGACGGTTCCTTGCTCGCTGAGAAACAACGTTTTGGCCGCTGGGGTCCGTATATCAACCATATCGGGCTTGTCCTGTTCTTTGGTGGAGCGATGTTGCGAATCGTTCCCGGCATGCACGAAGACGAGTTGCTTTGGATTCGTGAAGGCGAAACGTTGCCGGTCGAAGCGACGGATAATCAGTATTATCTCGAGAACAACTCGTTTAACATCGAGTTTTATGACCCGGCAAAAGAGCCTGAGAAATTCAGAGAAGCTTTGAAACGGGCCGGCGGAAGTGTTCCGAAAAACTATGATACGCAGATGACGTTGTATAAAAAAACCGGAATGATGGATGATTTCAAACCGAAACTTGAAAAAGTTAAAACCGGTGAAACCGCCGTAAACCAACCGTTTGAATTCGGAAATTATCAAGTCTTCCAGGAACAATATGCAGCGGATCCGGAATTCAAGACGATGTCATTCAACATCGAGAATCAGAAGACGGGTAAAGTCATCGATACGATTAAAGTCGACTTGCGCAATCCGCAAGAAACCTACAAATTAAAGAACGGTTATGATGTTGAACTGAAAGATTTCTTGCCGGACTTCGTCGTCAAAGACGGAAAACCAACGACGAATTCGTCACGGCCGGTTAATCCGGCGTTTGTCTTTACAATCAAATCACCGGAACATCCAAAAGGTGAACGGAGTCTGATCGGGATTAAGCTCAATGTCGGCGGCGATGAAAACCAATATAAGATGGGCTTCGCCGGTACGGAACTGTCGAACATCTCTGGTGTCCGGATTAAAAAAGATTTGACGCTTCCGTTCTTATTTGCAGGCGGTATGATTTTCATGGTCGGGCTGTTGCTCGGCATGTACTGGCCACACCGCAGACTCTGGTTAAAAGAAACAAACGGGCAGATTAACATTGCCGGATTTACGAATAAAAACGCACTTGGACTTCAAAAAGAAGTCAATCTCGCCTTGACTGAAGTGGGACTTCCGCAACTGGAAGACCGGCAGAAGTTGCGGGAAGAGGGGGAATCGAAATGA
- a CDS encoding pseudouridine synthase, translating into MERLQKIIAQAGVASRRKAEELITEGRVKVNGKVITELGTKVGGRAEVEVDGVKLEREEHVYYMLYKPTGVVSTVEDDKGRKTVVDLVPPGHRVFPVGRLDYNTSGLLLLTNDGEFSNLLLHPKYKVPKRYIVKIKGVPDYYHVKGLEKGVVLPDGFKTGKARVEMRDVDKKKNTAILEMVIYEGHNRQVRQMVETLGAEVIKLKREQFGFLTLAGLTSGDWRELSKKEVNQLRELADPVAPPTKRRKNTKKR; encoded by the coding sequence ATGGAACGTCTACAAAAAATTATTGCCCAAGCCGGTGTCGCATCACGACGCAAGGCAGAAGAATTGATCACAGAAGGTCGCGTCAAAGTCAACGGGAAAGTCATCACGGAACTCGGGACGAAAGTCGGCGGACGTGCGGAAGTCGAAGTCGACGGTGTCAAACTGGAACGTGAAGAACACGTCTACTACATGCTTTATAAACCAACAGGTGTCGTCTCGACGGTAGAAGATGATAAAGGCCGTAAAACGGTCGTCGATCTTGTTCCTCCGGGTCACCGCGTGTTCCCGGTTGGTCGTCTCGACTACAACACAAGCGGATTATTGCTGTTGACGAACGACGGCGAGTTTTCGAATCTCTTGCTCCATCCGAAATACAAAGTACCGAAACGTTACATCGTCAAAATCAAAGGCGTGCCGGACTACTATCATGTCAAAGGTCTCGAAAAAGGTGTCGTCTTGCCGGACGGATTCAAGACTGGTAAAGCACGTGTCGAGATGCGCGATGTCGATAAGAAAAAGAATACCGCGATTTTAGAAATGGTCATCTATGAAGGCCATAACCGTCAAGTCCGTCAAATGGTCGAAACACTCGGCGCAGAAGTCATCAAGTTGAAACGGGAACAGTTTGGTTTCCTGACGCTTGCTGGATTAACATCAGGCGACTGGCGTGAACTTTCGAAAAAAGAAGTCAATCAATTGCGTGAGCTGGCGGATCCGGTTGCTCCCCCTACGAAAAGACGTAAGAACACAAAAAAACGTTAA
- the scpB gene encoding SMC-Scp complex subunit ScpB translates to MAYERIIESLLFVVGDDGIDPRGLSQVLEISEAAAREQLHALQTIFEADERVLQIVESGGVFKMVTRKEMSPYVQAYAGSLAEDSLSRAAMETLVIIAYKQPVTRADIEVIRGVKTERVIHTLSAKGLIDEAGRAKGVGRAKLYKTTDHFLDHFGLNSIEELPPLEFEETLEADGDLFFRNEPSLEERIN, encoded by the coding sequence TTGGCGTATGAGCGAATCATTGAAAGTTTGTTATTCGTCGTCGGAGACGATGGAATCGATCCGCGTGGTCTGAGTCAAGTCCTTGAAATCAGTGAGGCAGCGGCTCGGGAACAGTTACATGCCCTTCAGACAATATTTGAAGCGGACGAACGGGTGTTGCAAATCGTCGAATCCGGCGGTGTCTTCAAGATGGTCACCCGTAAAGAAATGTCACCGTATGTGCAGGCGTATGCCGGGTCTCTTGCAGAGGACAGCCTGTCACGCGCTGCGATGGAGACACTCGTCATCATCGCCTACAAACAGCCGGTTACCCGCGCGGACATTGAAGTCATCCGTGGTGTAAAGACGGAACGTGTCATCCACACGTTAAGTGCAAAAGGATTGATTGATGAAGCCGGACGCGCCAAAGGCGTCGGGCGTGCCAAATTGTATAAAACGACGGATCATTTTTTGGATCACTTCGGACTGAACAGTATCGAAGAATTGCCGCCGCTTGAGTTTGAAGAAACACTTGAAGCGGACGGGGATTTGTTTTTCCGGAATGAACCGTCACTAGAGGAGAGAATAAATTAA
- the ccsB gene encoding c-type cytochrome biogenesis protein CcsB, translating to MNLLSLSGNLLLTSFILYLISTGFFAVATSGKKGPTRSGKIAFSLAILGFATQLGYFFTRWAGAGHVPVSNLYEYTTFFGMMMVLGFLIVYGIYRNNVLGLIAMPVALLVIAYASMFPDEVQPLIPALQSVWLKIHVTTAALGEGILAVSFATGLLYLIHATDFNKESKTRTWLEVVMFSLVCVVGYIIVGLLFNALGTNSTIEYVAKNGATMQHDYTMPVLTGPENGKIISGSGAVIELPNFLNANKVNTVLWSLIGGFVLYILLRFVILRKRLAESLKPIARKIDLETADEISYRAIAIGLPVFILGGLIFAMIWAQMAWSRYWGWDPKEVWALITMLFYVFYLHMRIQRGWIGKKSAWLCVGGFAVIMFNLVFVNLVVAGLHSYA from the coding sequence ATGAATCTGCTTAGTTTAAGCGGTAATTTACTGCTTACGTCTTTTATCTTATATCTGATCAGTACCGGATTCTTTGCAGTTGCGACCAGTGGGAAAAAGGGACCGACCCGTTCCGGTAAGATTGCTTTCTCACTCGCAATCCTTGGATTTGCAACGCAGCTTGGTTACTTCTTTACACGTTGGGCAGGAGCCGGACACGTACCGGTCTCGAACTTATATGAGTACACGACATTCTTCGGGATGATGATGGTGCTTGGCTTCCTGATCGTCTATGGTATTTACCGTAATAACGTCCTGGGATTAATTGCGATGCCGGTCGCGTTGCTTGTCATCGCTTACGCGTCGATGTTCCCAGATGAAGTTCAACCGTTGATTCCGGCACTTCAAAGTGTCTGGTTGAAAATTCACGTCACGACGGCAGCACTCGGAGAAGGAATTCTTGCGGTCAGCTTCGCGACCGGATTGCTGTACTTGATCCATGCGACAGATTTCAACAAAGAATCGAAAACACGGACATGGCTTGAAGTCGTCATGTTCTCACTCGTGTGTGTCGTCGGTTATATCATTGTCGGATTATTGTTTAACGCACTCGGAACGAATTCGACGATCGAATATGTCGCGAAAAACGGTGCGACGATGCAACATGACTATACGATGCCGGTCTTAACAGGTCCTGAAAACGGAAAAATCATTTCCGGTTCTGGCGCTGTCATCGAATTGCCGAATTTCCTCAATGCCAATAAAGTCAATACAGTCTTGTGGTCACTGATTGGCGGTTTCGTCTTATACATCCTGCTTCGTTTCGTCATTTTACGGAAACGTTTGGCAGAGAGCCTCAAACCAATCGCCCGTAAGATTGATCTTGAGACAGCAGATGAAATCAGCTACCGTGCGATCGCAATCGGTTTGCCGGTCTTCATTCTCGGTGGATTGATTTTTGCAATGATTTGGGCACAGATGGCTTGGAGCCGTTATTGGGGTTGGGATCCGAAAGAAGTATGGGCCTTGATTACCATGCTGTTCTATGTCTTCTACCTGCACATGCGGATTCAGCGCGGCTGGATCGGTAAAAAATCAGCGTGGTTATGTGTCGGTGGATTTGCCGTCATCATGTTCAACCTCGTCTTCGTTAACTTGGTCGTTGCCGGTCTTCACTCATACGCATAA